Proteins encoded in a region of the Tubulanus polymorphus chromosome 10, tnTubPoly1.2, whole genome shotgun sequence genome:
- the LOC141911608 gene encoding calcitonin gene-related peptide type 1 receptor-like has translation MACNLSGGTTAIGVIIALIICRQYQIHVQGALVEGRTDELCSDSRDDLPQDVFRIRACTNCFRHLHAERYAKEFYARANGTLMQYLSVSKGGSTSQYAPDIRNDSSVAPVCELLGLHDCENWKLCCTKADECCERQKQFPPKSDNQYCKRTWDGYTCWDDTLAASAVHKPCPNFMYTIDRPASTRFSTKTCHPNGTWFSKNGGLSHWTDYTMCPNVEGQWTVLYISMSTNIASVSLLIPAIVIFLSYRLQSLFSSDGAHLSLRRQHRVKVHTNFFFSLLLCAMCQVLWDILLTQNALNSSVTGKRGSRLEDNSVECRVLSASKIYFSSTNYFWMFCEGYYLHRLLSDAFRPPENLIPLYIIGWVLPMIPVVIYSIIRVFYSNKYCWVYSYGEFSWIYYLPNMLCLIVNLLFLCNILRVITSRLQCHPNEPSNFRKGLKAVFVLIPLFGLQLFVTIYRPPHGSQGLSAYDAFHSFITNSQGFFVALIFCFFNKEVMNHVKITWFCCRLCCPRAGYYRHTRQCSYANSFSTEGTVVSSRSSPRLSATTQTRQTALQQSLRENIKNSAKYDECEGPIPPNHKVNWNNKNGTELLVSHAKAGYITLPIEGTGHKKQCTSL, from the exons ATGGCGTGTAATTTGTCAGGTGGTACTACGGCGATCGGTGTGATTATAGCCCTGATCATCTGCAGACAATATCAG ATTCACGTCCAGGGGGCGCTGGTGGAAGGGCGAACAGACGAACTTTGCAGCGACAGCCGCGACGATTTACCGCAAGACGTTTTCCGCATCCGCGCGTGTACGAACTGTTTCCGGCATCTACACGCGGAGCGATACGCCAAAGAGTTCTACGCACGTGCGAACGGCACTCTGATGCAGTACTTGTCCGTGTCGAAAGGGGGCAGCACGAGTCAGTACGCGCCCGATATCCGAAACGACTCGTCGGTGGCGCCCGTTTGCGAGTTGTTGGGTCTACACGACTGCGAGAATTGGAAACTATGTTGTACGAAGGCGGATGAGTGTTGCGAGCGTCAGAAACAGTTCCCGCCTAAATCAGATAACCAGTACTGTAAAAGAACCTGGGACGGCTACACGTGTTGGGACGATACGTTAGCCGCGTCCGCGGTGCATAAACCATGCCCGAATTTCATGTACACTATCGATAGACCCGCTTCAACGA gattttctACGAAAACCTGTCATCCGAACGGGACTTGGTTTTCCAAAAATGGCGGATTGTCGCACTGGACTGACTATACAATGTGTCCTAACGTCGAG GGTCAATGGACGGTGCTGTACATCAGTATGTCCACAAATATAGCCAGCGTATCACTACTTATCCCGGCTATCGTCATATTCTTATCGTACCG GTTGCAATCTTTATTTTCGAGCGATGGCGCGCATTT GTCTCTTCGTCGTCAACATCGCGTTAAAGTACACACGAACTTCTTTTTCTCGTTGTTACTGTGCGCCATGTGTCAAGTGTTATGGGACATTTTACTAACGCAGAACGCGTTgaattcatcagttactggTAAACGCGGCAGTCGACTCGAGGATAACTCG GTTGAATGTCGTGTGCTGTCGGCGtcgaaaatctatttttcgaGTACGAATTATTTCTGGATGTTTTGCGAAGGCTATTATCTGCATCGTCTGTTGAGCGACGCTTTCAGACCGCCTGAGAATCTGATACCCTTGTACATAATAGGCTGGG TTTTACCGATGATTCCCGTCGTTATTTACAGTATTATCAGAGTATTTTATTCCAATAAATA CTGCTGGGTCTACAGTTACGGTGAATTCAGTTGGATTTATTACTTACCGAATATGCTATGTTTAATT GTCAATCTGCTGTTTTTATGTAACATTCTACGCGTTATCACCTCGCGATTACAATGCCACCCGAACGAGCCCAGTAATTTCAG AAAAGGTCTGAAGGCAGTTTTCGTGCTGATACCGCTGTTCGGATTACAGCTGTTTGTAACGATATACCGGCCCCCACACGGCTCACAGGGCCTCAGCGCTTACGACGCCttccattcattcattacaaactcgCAG GGCTTCTTCGTGGCTTTAATCTTCTGTTTCTTCAATAAAGAG GTGATGAACCACGTCAAGATTACTTGGTTTTGTTGCCGATTGTGCTGCCCCCGAGCGGGCTATTACAGACACACGCGTCAGTGCAGTTACGCTAACAGTTTCTCAACAGAGGGCACTGTAGTCAGCAGCAGGTCGAGCCCGCGTCTGTCGGCCACGACGCAAACTCGCCAGACGGCGCTGCAGCAGTCTTTGcgcgaaaatatcaaaaatagtgCCAAATACGACGAATGCGAGGGACCGATCCCTCCTAATCATAAAGTCAACTGGAATAACAAAAACGGCACGGAACTCCTCGTCTCTCACGCTAAAGCCGGCTACATAACTCTTCCAATAGAGGGCACCGGGCATAAAAAACAATGCACATCGCTATAA
- the LOC141912160 gene encoding uncharacterized protein LOC141912160, giving the protein MFSLMQPALSFTPAASSTISASSDIQPIVLTTHTQSAHTLSTPFAAGIQSGYVPTGAVGIHTGANDTHSRDGIADINFNDFELIQPDTPTIQFRVQTSGELSQEEINRIEREEYNLLVRRTAMVEDMINAFCDASVMGKIINARMILPNGNVEAGEGHGVFRECLTEFWSEFRKQCMTGSSQMIPLIRHDYGTEKWEAVGRIISKGFQETSYFPIFLAQPFVSELFFQQDDSVDLVESFLKYVSPSEELVFRRALANFDDEANDVEEIIDILGGYECRKLPTKENFSMLIREISHQELVQKPRFIVDCIKPMIQKYVTISYKQYLDLCTDLKPSCRKVVELLSFPNVLSAPQSNVATLLKRYVRSLDESMLSKFLRYCTGSDICNCQKIDVTFTKVDGLQRAPVARTCAQILELPETYDEYVELKQEFDNILQSNVWVMDVV; this is encoded by the coding sequence ATGTTTTCGTTGATGCAACCGGCATTGTCGTTTACGCCAGCAGCCTCATCTACAATTTCGGCTAGTAGTGATATTCAACCTATCGTTTTAACTACGCATACCCAATCTGCCCATACACTTTCAACTCCATTTGCGGCCGGGATTCAGTCTGGTTATGTGCCTACCGGTGCTGTTGGCATACATACGGGTGCAAATGATACACATTCCCGTGATGGTATAGCAGATATCAACTTCAATGATTTCGAATTGATACAGCCTGATACGcctacaattcaattcagagtACAGACGAGTGGCGAGTTATCACAAGAAGAGATTAATCGCATTGAACGGGAAGAATACAACCTTCTGGTTCGCAGAACAGCCATGGTCGAAGATATGATAAACGCTTTTTGTGATGCATCGGTGATGGGGAAAATAATAAATGCTCGAATGATACTCCCTAATGGAAATGTTGAAGCCGGAGAAGGACACGGTGTCTTTCGAGAGTGTCTTACTGAATTTTGGTCAGAATTTAGAAAGCAATGTATGACGGGTAGTAGTCAGATGATCCCTCTCATACGCCATGATTATGGCACAGAGAAATGGGAGGCTGTAGGACGCATCATCAGTAAAGGATTTCAGGAAACATCATATTTCCCAATATTCCTCGCGCAGCCATTTGTTTCCGAATTGTTCTTCCAGCAGGATGATAGCGTAGACTTGGTCGAATCATTCCTGAAATATGTTTCTCCGTCTGAGGAGCTGGTATTTCGACGCGCATTGGCTAATTTCGATGATGAAGCAAATGACGTCGAAGAGATAATAGACATACTGGGGGGATATGAATGTCGGAAACTTCCTACGAAGGAGAACTTCTCCATGTTGATTCGGGAAATTAGTCACCAGGAATTGGTGCAAAAGCCGAGATTTATAGTTGATTGTATAAAACCTATGATACAGAAATATGTAACAATATCATATAAACAGTACCTCGATCTTTGTACGGATCTTAAACCCTCCTGTCGCAAAGTGGTAGAATTACTTTCTTTTCCAAACGTTTTGTCAGCTCCTCAGTCAAATGTTGCTACGTTACTGAAGAGATATGTCAGATCATTGGATGAAAGCATGTTGTCTAAGTTCCTCCGCTATTGTACTGGTTCTGACATCTGTAACTGCCAAAAGATTGACGTGACCTTTACTAAGGTAGACGGTCTCCAACGAGCTCCAGTTGCTCGAACATGTGCCCAGATATTGGAGTTACCAGAAACATATGACGAATACGTCGAACTGAAACAAGAATTCGATAATATTCTCCAGAGCAATGTTTGGGTTATGGACGTCGTATAA
- the LOC141912106 gene encoding uncharacterized protein LOC141912106, translating into RYFNKGPNYLVHLDGYDKLKPFGFPIHGCIDGFSRRILWLRVGNTNNDPEVVAWYFLDFVQDIEAVPRCIRMDAGTENGRIAAIQKAFRAEYDDETCVLVGRSTSNQRIERWWRSLRNEVVQFWMNVFKDMEENGSLSTADVVHIQTLRYCFFDLINADLQDFVQEWNTHAIRPQRNVDVPPGKPDLLYFSPEYYGTIDYKFPVDAGLLPQIREEFCSKPNESRGCDPDFSAMCDLITRQGQQSRPTSTPEAAALYDWLLTQF; encoded by the exons CGTTACTTTAACAAGGGTCCCAATTATCTTGTCCATCTCGATGGTTATGACAAGCTCAAGCCTTTTGGTTTCCCGATTCATGGGTGTATAGATGG attttcCCGACGAATCCTTTGGTTAAGAGTTGGAAATACTAATAATGACCCAGAGGTGGTTGCGTGgtactttttagatttcgttCAGGACATTGAAG CAGTTCCTCGCTGCATCCGTATGGACGCTGGAACCGAAAATGGCAGAATTGCAGCGATTCAGAAGGCCTTTAGAGCAGAATATGACGACGAAACGTGCGTTCTTGTGGGTAGATCTACGAGTAATCAG CGCATTGAACGATGGTGGCGAAGTCTTCGAAACGAAGTTGTTCAGTTTTGGATGAACGTATTTAAAGATATGGAGGAAAATGGAAGTCTATCTACCGCGGACGTTGTGCACAT TCAAACCTTAAGATACTgtttttttgatttgataaatGCCGATCTTCAGGATTTCGTGCAGGAGTggaatacacatgccatcaggcCTCAACGAAATGTGGATGTTCCACCCGGAAAACCTGATCTATTATACTTCTCGCCGGAATATTACG gcACGATAGACTACAAATTTCCAGTGGACGCTGGACTACTTCCGCAAATTCGAGAGGAATTTTGTAGTAAGCCGAATGAATCGAGAGGCTGTGATCCGGACTTTTCAGCGATGTGTGATCTTATAACGAGGCAGGGACAACAATCAAGACCGACATCAACCCCAGAAGCCGCTGCTTTGTATGACTGGCTATTAACTCAATTCTGA
- the LOC141912161 gene encoding uncharacterized protein LOC141912161 produces MYIRIRTRARPLNYNGHRSDLKLFADGYTNAEMRIAMLSNFGITISERHLKRQLNRLGLKRNNNYVLNDVTAAVEVELAGSGCCMGYRAMSQRLRQRYGIRAPRSLVSNILQNLDFEGVQNRTHGVL; encoded by the exons ATGTACATACGCATACGTACTCGTGCACGACCGCTTAATTATAATGGACACCGTTCGGACTT GAAGCTTTTTGCAGATGGGTACACAAATGCAGAAATGAGGATTGCCATGTTATCTAACTTCGGAATAACTATTAG TGAACGCCACCTCAAACGACAATTGAATAGGTTAGGTTTGAAAAGAAACAACAATTACGTTCTCAATGACGTAACCGCTGCAGTCGAGG TTGAGCTTGCTGGCAGCGGATGTTGCATGGGATATCGTGCTATGTCACAACGTCTCCGTCAACGCTACGGAATAAGAGCCCCTAG GTCTCTAGTTTCCAATATCCTTCAGAATTTAGACTTCGAAGGAGTACAGAATAGGACCCATGGAGTTTTATGA